GAGTGCGGGTCTGCTTGCTTTTCGCGGAGTCATACATACGGTTGGACCGATCTGGAAAGGCGGTTCCGCCGGAGAAGCTGCGGTGCTGTCCAGATGCTACAGAAGCAGTCTCGACCTGGCCTGTGCCCATGGGGTGCAGAGCCTGGCGTTTCCGAACATCAGCACCGGGATCTATAACTTCCCCAAGGCTCTGGCCTGCAGGACAGCGCTGGATTCGGTGACCAAATATGTGCGGGAGAAGGACCCGGCTGAGCTGCCGCTGCGGCGGATCGATTTCGTGTGCTTCGAGCATGATAACGCCGAGCTGTACCGGGCAGAATTAGCAGCTTATAGCTGAATAGGCAGTGTACACATCACTGACCGAGGCTGCGGCTCAGGCGTGATATTTGCCCACGGGAGCATTCAGCACCCATTCAAGCATCAGGGCCATGTCCTCTGCCCGGGTCAGCTGGACCTCCAGGCCCGCACGCTGCGGATCACCGGCCGGCAGGGCGGCAAGCCGCGATTCCAGCGATCTGCGCTGAAGTGTCAATTCGTTGATTTTGGACTGAATCTGGTTCTCGGTTCTCATCCGGGTTCCTCCTGACATGCAATTAGTATTTCCAACCATTATACCGGATAACTTGGAGGTAATAAAATGAGTATCAATGTGAAACAGCTGGCTGCCGAGAAAGCCGTAGAGTATGTGCAGGACGGCATGAAGGTAGGACTCGGTACAGGCTCTACCGCTTACTGGGCCATCAAGAAGCTGGGAGAGCGGGTCAGCGCGGGCTTACAGATTACTGCTGTAGCCACCTCTCAGGCATCCGAGGATCAGGCCCGGGAGCTGGGCATTCCACTCGTCTCCTTCGGCGAGGTGGACCGCCTGGATCTGACTATTGACGGCGCGGATGAGCTGGATGGGGAGCTGCAGCTTATCAAGGGCGGCGGCGGAGCGCTGCTGCGCGAGAAGATTGTCGCGACGGGCAGTGACCGGATGATTGTTATCGCCGATGAGAGCAAGGCGGTCACTACGCTCGGCAAGTTCCCGCTGCCGGTCGAGATCGTGCCGTTCGCCTGGGAGTGGACAATCGCCGATCTGGCCAAGCTGGGCTGCAAGCCGGAGCTGCGGCGCAGCGGGGATAGCCTCTATAAGACGGATAACGGCAATTACATTGCGGACTGCCATTTCGAAGCCATTGCCTCGGCGCCTGAGCTGGCCTTGTCGCTCCAGCGCATTCCCGGTGTAGTGGAGCACGGCCTCTTCATCGGCATTGCCAGCATGGCGGTTATCGGCAAAGGCGACGGTACGATTGAAATTGTAGAAGGTGGCCAGCATCACTAATCCGCATCCCCGGCGCAGAAAGGGCAGGGCTTCCACTACGGCAGGCAGGCGCACATTACCGCCGGGACGGCGGTTTCTGGTATGGCTGCTGCTGATTGCTTACAGCGCCATGCTGCTGTATTGGATGTTCCTGGGCTTCGGCCGGACCGTTCAGCTTGACGGTCCGCTCCGGTATAATCTGGAGCCGCTCCGCACGGTGCGTCTGTTTTTCGATATGAATAATGGCCTGTCGTATGCGAGCCGGCTGGTCAATCTGCTGGGGAATGTGGCGGTGTTTGCGCCTGTAGGCTTCTTGCTTCCGCTTGCAGTATCCCGCTACTATTCCTGGTTCCGGTTAACGGTGATGTCCGCGTGCTGTATCATGGTACTGGAGCTGGCGCAGATGCTCCTGCATGTCGGGAGCCTCGATATCGACGATCTGCTGCTGAACCTGCTGGGTGTATGGGCCGGTTATGCACTGCTGCGGCTGGTAAGGGGATAACGGATGCCATTGGTACCCGGTATAGAGAAGGAGGATTTTAACTAATGTTGATCGATGTGAAGCCGCTCGCAGGAACACCTGAGGTGAATGAGCTGCTGGGCTATGCGGTGATGGATGACCCGGATGCGCTGGAGCGCACTACGGCTGAGTATAAGGAGCTTGCCGCCCTGCAGCTCTGCGGTTGGGAAGAGGGAGGGCTGCTGGTCGGGATTACCGGCTATGAAGAGACAGAGGACGGATCGCTCGATATCCGTCATATCGCGGTGCTGCCGGAGAACCGGGGCAAGGGCTATGCCCGGGGGATGATTCTGGAGCTGCTGACCGCACGTCAGCCGCGTTATGTAGTGGCCGAGACGGAAGACGAGACCGCCGCCGACTTTTACCGCAGCCTGGGATTCATGGTATACAGTCTGGGCGAGAATGCCGCCGGTATTGAGCTGTTCCGCTGTGTCTACGAGGTTGAAGAGTCAGAAGATGAGGATTAAGAAGTATAATACTTGAAGCAGCCATTCTGTGTACTTAACGGTGCAGGGTGGCTGTTTTTTTGTTTATGAAAAATAGGTTGACTTTTGCAGAAAAGGACAATATAGTTTTACTGTGAAACTGTTCTACACGTGAACTATACGATGGAAAGGAGAGGAACCGGCTTTGAAGAAAAATGCAGAGGAATGGATCAACCGCTATATAGATGCTTACAGGGTGGTCACCCGGCAGATTAATGCGAAGCTCAGGGATACTTTTGGCGAATTGCTGACGAGTGACCAATTCCTGATCTTAAGGCTGATCGGCGCGCAGGAGAAATGCACCTCCACCTATCTGGCCGAGGCTGTAGCGGTAGGCAAAAGCTCGATCACGGCGATCATCAACCGGCTGGATGAAGCGGGCATGATTCAGAGAACACGGGACGAGAATGACCGCAGGCAGGTGTATTTAACGATGACGGAGCGGGGAAAGGAGGTCTATCTGACCTCAGAGAAGCAGATGCAGGAGGTTATCTCGCCGTATCTGTTCCACTTCGATGATAAGGATATTGAGCATTTCATTGTGATGTTCGAGAAGCTGGCATTTCTGATGCAGGAGCCGGGAGGGAGAAGCAATTGAGAACGATTTTGAAGGCAAGATGGGTCATTATTGCGGTATGGCTGGCGGTGGCGGTTGGGTTATTCCTGAGTGCCCCGCCGATGTCGGAGCTGGTGCGCGAGAAGGGGCAAATCTCCGTTCCGGCAGGCTACTCCTCCTCAAGAGCCGCTGAGATTATGAAGGAGGTGGCGGCCGCCAAGAACGGGGAGACGGTGCATCAGGTGGCGCTGGTGTTCCATAAGCCGGAAGGGCTGACGGACGCTGATACTGAGAGCATCAAGCAAGGGATCGAGCAACTGGCCGGGGAGAAGGAAGCCCTGCAGCTCAGCACGGTGACCGATCCGTTCTCGCAGCCTGAGCTTAAGGATACGCTGGTGGCCAAGGACGGCAAAACGATCATGGCCGCCTTATCGGTGCAGGGCGGAGAAGAGGCGGTAAAGGAGCTTCCGGCCAAGACGGCTGCCCTGCTGGATAAGGTTACGGCAGAGCACTATATGACCAGTGAAGGCCTGATTACGGAGGATACGGTTGCCAGCTCGGAAGCCGGGCTCAAGAAGTCGGAGTACATCACGGTCGTGTTCATCCTCCTGATCCTGTTCGTGGTGTTCCGCTCATTCGTGGCTCCATTTGTCCCGCTGATCACGGTGGGGCTAAGTTATATCGTGTCCCAGTCGGTGGTGGCTTTCCTGGTGGACCGGTTCGACTTTCCGCTGTCCACCTTCACCCAGATTTTCATGGTTGCCGTCATGTTCGGGATCGGGACCGACTACTGTATCCTGCTGATCAGCCGCTTCAAGGAGGAGCTGGTCCAGTCTGAGGATACCAAGAGCGCTATTATCGCGACTTACCGCAATGCAGGCAAAACAGTCTTCTTCTCGGGACTCGCAGTGTTCGTCGGCTTCGTGGCAATCGGCCTGTCCCAGTTCATGCTCTACCGTTCTGCAGTGGCGGTGGCAGTCGGTATCGCGGTGATGCTGCTGGCACTAGTGACGGTGGTACCGTTCTTTATGGCTGTGCTTGGTCCCAAGCTGTTCTGGCCGTCGCGCGGCAAGCTGGAGCATAGCGAGAGCCGGCTCTGGGGAGCGGCAGGCTCGTTCTCGCTGAAGCGGCCTTGGGCTGCGCTGCTGATTGTGGCGGCGATTGTGGTGCCGTTCCTGCTGACCTACAGCGGGAAGCTGAGCTTCAACAGCCTGGATGAGATCGGGCCGAATTACGCCTCAGTCAAAGGGTTCAATATCATCGCAGACAGCTTCGGTCCGGGTGAATCCATGCCGGGCAAGCTTGTCATCAAGAATGATGACCGGATGGATAATGCGGAATATATAGGTCTTGCCGAGAAAATCAGCCGCGAGCTGCAGAAGGTGGACGGCGTCAAGGCGGTACGCAGCATGTCGCGTCCGACCGGCGAGCAGATCAATGACTTCCTGATCCCTACCCAGGTCGCTACCTTAGCTGACGGTCTGGATCAAAGCAATGAAGGCTTAGCCAAAATTCAGAACGGGCTGAGCGAAGCGAGCAAGCAGCTGAAGGATAACGGACCGAAGCTGGCTGAAGCTGCCTCAGGCAGCGCCAAGCTGACCCAAGGGACGGTTGAGCTGAAAAAAGGCATTGCCGCGCTGGGTGACGGCTTGACGAAGATCGAGCGCGGCATCCGCAGCGGCTCCGCCGGAGCCGGCGAGATCAAGGCGGGCCTCTCGCAGGCGGCGGCCAGCGCGAAGCAGCTGGCGGATGCGAATGCCGCACTGCTGGAGGGCTACAAGAAGATCGGCAGCGGGCTGAACGCGCTGGATGGCGGGCTTAGCGGCCTGCAGACCCAGCTTCAGGCCGTGGCGGATGCACTGACCGGTCTGGGCGGCGCGTTCACGGGACTGGAGGCTGCTCATCCCGAGCTGCAGCAGGATGTGAATTACCAGACCATTAAGGGTACGGTCACCCAGAGCGGCACCGGCGCTGCTAAGCTGGCGGGCGGACTCGGCCAGATCTCGGATCAGCTGGGTGGTGCTGCTGCCGGATTAACAGAAGCCAATGCCGGTTATACCAAGGCGGCCGCAGGGCAGGCGGCGCTGGCGAAGGGCCTGAACCAGCTTATAGCCGGTATCGGCCAGCTGCAATCCGGCCTCAATCAGGCCGCAGACGGCCAGGGGCAGATTGTCGGCAAGATTCCGTCCATCACCAGCGGCCTGGATCAGCTGCAGGGCGGCCAGAAGCAGCTTGCTGACGGCTTCGGTGAGCTGACCGGCCAGCTCGGCCAGCTGACCGACGGCCTTACACAGAGCGCGGACGGCCTGGGCCAGATCACCGGCGGCCTCAGCTCCGCACAGGATTATCTCAAGCAGATTGAGGCACTTAAGGACGATGAGCTGAGCGGGTTCTTCGTACCGGCCGAAGCGCTGGAAGCCAAGGGCATTCAGCAGGTATTCGACAACTACCTGTCGGGAGACCGCAAGGTCATGACGCTGGATGTTGTTTTTGCCGGCAACCCGTACAGCTCTGAGGCGATTGACAGTGTTCCGCAGATACAGGCAGCGGTAGACCGTGCGGTTGCAGGCACCAAGCTGGAGAATGCGGAAATCGCCATGAGCGGTGTGACCAGCATTTACAATGACATGCAGCAGATTTCCAATGAGGACTATACGCGCACCGTTATTCTGATGCTGGCCGGCATTCTTCTCATCCTGATCGTACTGTTCCGTTCGGTCATTATGCCGCTGTATGTTATTGTCTCGCTGCTGATTACCTACTTCACGGCGCTTGGCATCACCGAAGCGATCTTCGTGCATCTGCTGAACTATTCGGGCATCACCTGGACGACGCCGTTCTTCAGCTTCGTCATGCTGATTGCCCTTGGGGTAGACTACAGTATCTTCCTGATGGACCGCTTCAATGAGAACAAGACCTGGGATGTGCGTGAAGCCATCCTGCACGCTATGCGCAACATGGGAACGGTCATTCTGTCCGCCGTGATCATCCTGGGCGGAACCTTCGCCTCGATGTATCCGTCCGGGGTGCTGTCGATGATGCAGATTGCCACGGTCGTGCTGTCCGGTCTGGCGCTGTACGCCCTGGTCTTCCTGCCATTCTTCGTGCCGGTAATGGTGCGGATGTTCGGTAAGGCCAACTGGTGGCCGTTCACTCCGGCGACGGGCGAGGACCAGCCTAGATCTCTGGATGTGTAACGTTCTGTAATATATGATAGGACACAGCAAAAGAGCAGACTTTCGCTACTAAGCGGAGTCTGCTTTTTGCTGTTGGGGAAATTATGATTTACATCTGCCGGAGAATAAGTGCTGTTTACGAAGGAGAAGGCTGAAATGTATGCGGAAAACCGAATTCGTGTTGCTGTTCATGAACAGCGTAGAAAAAATATTTGCAACAAGGTAACCTTAAGCCTCTGTGCCTCATCTAATCAGCTATAGTGACAAAGTTAGCCGGGATGCAGCAGCTTCCTGAAGGAAGGGGAGATGGGATTTGGACAGAGAGCAAGAAGACCTCGTCAGGCGTGCGCAAGCAGGTGATCATGAGGTTTTCATTCAGTTGCTGAAGAACCTTGAAAGAAGAATGTACAGTGTAGCTAAATCCATTGTCAGAAATGACGAGGATGGTGCAGATGCGATGCAAGAGACGATACTCAAAGCCTATAAATCGCTATCTGCCTTGAAGGACGCAGCTTTCTTCAACACTTGGATCTTTCGGATTCTGATTAACGAATGCAATATGATTCTGCGCAGACGAGAGCGTGTGATAGTTGTGCCTGAGCCTTCTGAGAGAAATCATCCGTCGTCTCCACCGGAGAAGGACATGGACCTTCATAACGCCATCAGCAGACTTGAAGAAATCTCGCGGACGATTGTAACGCTTCACTACTATCAGGGGTTGACACTCCAGGAGATTGCCGGGTTGCTGGAGCTGTCGGAGGGTGCCGTCAAGACCAGGCTGCATAGAGCCAGGAGAACGCTGCATCAATACCTTACAGAACCTGTAGAAAGGAAGATGAACGGATGAATCAACATGAATTAGAGGATCGGCTGGCAGGCCTCAGGGAAGAGCAACTCCCCGATCTGCCGGACCTTGTGCAATCTCGAATGCAGAGGGCTTACCAGCTGATTCGTGAAGAGAGGGAACCTGAACGAAGTTCACGCAGCAGGAAACCGCGTACCTTGCGGTCCCGGATATGGAAGATTGGAGCATTGATGGCCGGAGTACTGATACTGACAGTAAGCCTCGGATTTGTGTCTCCGGCTATGGCAGAAACGCTGAGAACTATTCCGTTCCTTGAGAGTATATTCCGGTTGGCCGGGGACAAGGGATTGCAAAAGGCCAGTGAGAGCAGCATAACAGAGGATATCAGGCAGACCGTTACACAAGGCGGGATGACGCTAACCGTATCGGAACAAATGTATGACGGAAGCCGTCTGTCGCTGGTGCTGACCCGGTCGAAGGGCGTGTATACGCACAAGTCTTTTTCAGATACATGGGCTATCCCTGATCCGAAGACAGGCCGTCTCAACCGGCCCATCGATTTCTATGTCAACGGAGAGCTTGTTAATACGGGAGTGGAGATTGCACCCGGCGGGCCGGAGGCCCCCGATTCTGTCATTGTTACAGCTCTAAATTCAGGGAATTTGCAGCTTCCGGGCAGCTTTGATTTCAAAATGTCTGTCTATCTTCCCGGATTTGCCGACCCGTTCATTTTTGAGTTCCCCGTAACCCGCCAAGTACCGGAGAGCTTCGTTCTTACACCGGATATCCTGAAAACTCATGATCACATTAATCTGATGATTAAACGGCTGGAGGTAAGTACTACTTCAACTCAGCTGACGGTAGAACTACAAGGAGAACCAGGGGCGCACATTACGGCTATAGAAGCAAACATTCCGGACAAATATAAGGTGAATGGTCACTTCCCGGTCCAGTTTGAACTTTCAGACGAGCAAGGGCGGGAAGTTAAGGGGCTCGGCAGCACCGGCGGGACGGGCGAAGGCAATTTCTTATTCCATAATTTTAACTATGAACCGTTTGAGACGATCCCGGCCCGTATCACCATTAAGCCTGCCATTTGGAAGGATGGACAGAAGCTGTACATTCCCGAGCTGGAGATCACTGTTCCGGTAAAATAACACAAACAGCCTCCGGTCCCCGCAATTCACTTGGGCCGGAGGCTGTTTATGTTGGAATTATAGCGAAGATACCTATCGCATCTTCGCAAAATAACTGCGCAGCGCCCAGCCGCGTTCCTGGCGCTTCTTATATTTGGGCAGGGAGCGGTAGACGGCCAGCGATTCGTTAAAAGCAAGCTTGGCGTCCTCCGTCCGGCCCAGTGCCTTGTACATGGAACCGGCCAGATAATAAGCTTCGCTGGAGGAGGACTGGATCTCCTGGAACTGGCTCACATAATGCAGCGCCCTGTCCTGGTCCACATGGCGGAAGATCTCGGCCAGGCGGAGATAAGGCTGCCCGTATTGCGCCCGGCGGTTGATGTCCAGCCCCTTGAGCATCTGGGCTTCGCCTTCGGCAAGCTGCCCCAGCTTCAGGTTGGCGTAACCCAGCTC
This region of Paenibacillus sp. FSL K6-1096 genomic DNA includes:
- a CDS encoding macro domain-containing protein — protein: MQITVNRVVLLVEQGDITAWQGEMIVNASNSGLYGGGGVDGAIHRAGGPRIAEECAEIRCRQGGILPGEAALTSAGLLAFRGVIHTVGPIWKGGSAGEAAVLSRCYRSSLDLACAHGVQSLAFPNISTGIYNFPKALACRTALDSVTKYVREKDPAELPLRRIDFVCFEHDNAELYRAELAAYS
- the rpiA gene encoding ribose-5-phosphate isomerase RpiA, translating into MNVKQLAAEKAVEYVQDGMKVGLGTGSTAYWAIKKLGERVSAGLQITAVATSQASEDQARELGIPLVSFGEVDRLDLTIDGADELDGELQLIKGGGGALLREKIVATGSDRMIVIADESKAVTTLGKFPLPVEIVPFAWEWTIADLAKLGCKPELRRSGDSLYKTDNGNYIADCHFEAIASAPELALSLQRIPGVVEHGLFIGIASMAVIGKGDGTIEIVEGGQHH
- a CDS encoding VanZ family protein, producing MASITNPHPRRRKGRASTTAGRRTLPPGRRFLVWLLLIAYSAMLLYWMFLGFGRTVQLDGPLRYNLEPLRTVRLFFDMNNGLSYASRLVNLLGNVAVFAPVGFLLPLAVSRYYSWFRLTVMSACCIMVLELAQMLLHVGSLDIDDLLLNLLGVWAGYALLRLVRG
- a CDS encoding GNAT family N-acetyltransferase, whose translation is MLIDVKPLAGTPEVNELLGYAVMDDPDALERTTAEYKELAALQLCGWEEGGLLVGITGYEETEDGSLDIRHIAVLPENRGKGYARGMILELLTARQPRYVVAETEDETAADFYRSLGFMVYSLGENAAGIELFRCVYEVEESEDED
- a CDS encoding MarR family transcriptional regulator, which produces MKKNAEEWINRYIDAYRVVTRQINAKLRDTFGELLTSDQFLILRLIGAQEKCTSTYLAEAVAVGKSSITAIINRLDEAGMIQRTRDENDRRQVYLTMTERGKEVYLTSEKQMQEVISPYLFHFDDKDIEHFIVMFEKLAFLMQEPGGRSN
- a CDS encoding MMPL family transporter — protein: MRTILKARWVIIAVWLAVAVGLFLSAPPMSELVREKGQISVPAGYSSSRAAEIMKEVAAAKNGETVHQVALVFHKPEGLTDADTESIKQGIEQLAGEKEALQLSTVTDPFSQPELKDTLVAKDGKTIMAALSVQGGEEAVKELPAKTAALLDKVTAEHYMTSEGLITEDTVASSEAGLKKSEYITVVFILLILFVVFRSFVAPFVPLITVGLSYIVSQSVVAFLVDRFDFPLSTFTQIFMVAVMFGIGTDYCILLISRFKEELVQSEDTKSAIIATYRNAGKTVFFSGLAVFVGFVAIGLSQFMLYRSAVAVAVGIAVMLLALVTVVPFFMAVLGPKLFWPSRGKLEHSESRLWGAAGSFSLKRPWAALLIVAAIVVPFLLTYSGKLSFNSLDEIGPNYASVKGFNIIADSFGPGESMPGKLVIKNDDRMDNAEYIGLAEKISRELQKVDGVKAVRSMSRPTGEQINDFLIPTQVATLADGLDQSNEGLAKIQNGLSEASKQLKDNGPKLAEAASGSAKLTQGTVELKKGIAALGDGLTKIERGIRSGSAGAGEIKAGLSQAAASAKQLADANAALLEGYKKIGSGLNALDGGLSGLQTQLQAVADALTGLGGAFTGLEAAHPELQQDVNYQTIKGTVTQSGTGAAKLAGGLGQISDQLGGAAAGLTEANAGYTKAAAGQAALAKGLNQLIAGIGQLQSGLNQAADGQGQIVGKIPSITSGLDQLQGGQKQLADGFGELTGQLGQLTDGLTQSADGLGQITGGLSSAQDYLKQIEALKDDELSGFFVPAEALEAKGIQQVFDNYLSGDRKVMTLDVVFAGNPYSSEAIDSVPQIQAAVDRAVAGTKLENAEIAMSGVTSIYNDMQQISNEDYTRTVILMLAGILLILIVLFRSVIMPLYVIVSLLITYFTALGITEAIFVHLLNYSGITWTTPFFSFVMLIALGVDYSIFLMDRFNENKTWDVREAILHAMRNMGTVILSAVIILGGTFASMYPSGVLSMMQIATVVLSGLALYALVFLPFFVPVMVRMFGKANWWPFTPATGEDQPRSLDV
- a CDS encoding sigma-70 family RNA polymerase sigma factor; the encoded protein is MDREQEDLVRRAQAGDHEVFIQLLKNLERRMYSVAKSIVRNDEDGADAMQETILKAYKSLSALKDAAFFNTWIFRILINECNMILRRRERVIVVPEPSERNHPSSPPEKDMDLHNAISRLEEISRTIVTLHYYQGLTLQEIAGLLELSEGAVKTRLHRARRTLHQYLTEPVERKMNG
- a CDS encoding DUF4179 domain-containing protein, coding for MAGVLILTVSLGFVSPAMAETLRTIPFLESIFRLAGDKGLQKASESSITEDIRQTVTQGGMTLTVSEQMYDGSRLSLVLTRSKGVYTHKSFSDTWAIPDPKTGRLNRPIDFYVNGELVNTGVEIAPGGPEAPDSVIVTALNSGNLQLPGSFDFKMSVYLPGFADPFIFEFPVTRQVPESFVLTPDILKTHDHINLMIKRLEVSTTSTQLTVELQGEPGAHITAIEANIPDKYKVNGHFPVQFELSDEQGREVKGLGSTGGTGEGNFLFHNFNYEPFETIPARITIKPAIWKDGQKLYIPELEITVPVK
- a CDS encoding tetratricopeptide repeat protein gives rise to the protein MMKFIGFLLLYRLLGNPFLALIILLVVLYFLDRRYVGILPSFAKPFRRSRQISRLRLTIAQNPNDVSAKFDLSRLLIERKRYSEAKELLTAIADRYETSAEYWVELGYANLKLGQLAEGEAQMLKGLDINRRAQYGQPYLRLAEIFRHVDQDRALHYVSQFQEIQSSSSEAYYLAGSMYKALGRTEDAKLAFNESLAVYRSLPKYKKRQERGWALRSYFAKMR